A part of Carettochelys insculpta isolate YL-2023 chromosome 1, ASM3395843v1, whole genome shotgun sequence genomic DNA contains:
- the LOC142007574 gene encoding guanylyl cyclase-activating protein 1-like, whose amino-acid sequence MGNSGSSTVDDLQAVEIHHWYKKFMTECPSGQLTEHEFKQFFGLRGLDPAANEYIEQMFRTFDMNKDGYIDFMEYVAALSLVLRGKMEQKLRWYFKLYDVDGNGCIDRHELLNIIKAIRAINGCDHETSAEEFTNRVFNKIDVNGDGELSLEEFVEGARKDEEFMEVMMKSLDLSHIVTMINIRRHSV is encoded by the exons ATGGGGAACAGTGGCAGTTCCACAGTAGATGACCTGCAAGCTGTTGAGATCCACCATTGGTACAAAAAGTTTATGACAGAGTGTCCATCAGGACAGCTGACTGAACATGAATTTAAGCAGTTCTTTGGGCTTcgggggctggatccagcagcCAATGAGTACATTGAACAGATGTTCCGCACTTTTGATATGAATAAG GATGGATATATTGATTTTATGGAGTATGTGGCTGCACTCAGCTTAGTTCTCCGGGGAAAGATGGAACAGAAATTGCGTTGGTACTTCAAGCTCTATGATGTGGATGGCAATGGTTGCATTGACCGTCATGAACTGCTCAACATCATTAAG GCTATTCGTGCTATTAATGGCTGTGATCATGAAACTAGTGCTGAGGAGTTCACTAACCGAGTCTTCAATAAGATTGATGTCAATGGCGATG GTGAACTTTCCCTGGAAGAGTTTgtggaaggagccaggaaagATGAGGAGTTCATGGAGGTGATGATGAAGAGCTTGGATCTGTCACATATTGTGACCATGATCAACATCCGGCGGCACAGTGTCTAG